The following nucleotide sequence is from Azospirillum brasilense.
GTAAGCTGTTCACCGACCTCGCCAATTTCCGCGGGCGGGTCGAGCGGGAGTTGAAGCACGCCAAGGCGATGCAGCTGTCCCTGCTGCCCGAGCCGAAGGAGCTGGAGGCCGTCGCCGAGCGGTACGAGCTGGTGCTGGACGCCCATTTCGAAACCTCATCGGAGCTGGGCGGCGATTTCTGGAACGTCTATCCGCTGGACAGCCACCGCGTCGCCTTCCTGCTGGTCGATTTTGCCGGCCATGGCATCACCGCGGCAATCAACACCTTCCGTCTGCACACGCTGATCGACCGCTTCCCCATGCAGCATGTGCCGCCCTCGGAGTGGCTGGCCGGGCTGAACTTGGCGCTGAAGGAGGTGCTGCCGGTCGGGCAGTTCGCCACCGCCTTTTTCGGCATCCTCGACCTGCACACCGACACGCTGACCTACGCCTCGGCCGGGGCGCCGAATCCGGTGGTGGGGATCGCGGGGGAGCTTCGGCTGCTCGACTCGGCGGGGCTGGTGCTGGGGGCGTCGCGTCGCGCCGTCTATGCCGACCGCAGCCTGCGCCTGCCGCGCGGGAGCTGCCTGTTCCTCTACAGCGACGCGCTGATCGAATGCAGCGGCCCGGACAACGAACCGATCGGCCAGGATGGGGTCCCCGGCCTGCTGCGTGGCGCCATCGCCGCCAACCGCGCCCGCCCGCTGGGGCCGTTGCTGGAGCGCTTCTACGCCCGCACCAGCCTGCCGCTGCGCGACGATCTGACCGCCGTATGGATCGCCCGCCGGGCGTGAGGGAGCCGATACAGAAAGGCCGCCGCGGTTGCCCGCGGCGGCTCTTTGCCTGATCCTCGAGGAGAGAGGGGTGTTACGCCTGCGTCTCAGAGGCGGCGTAGCGGCGGCGGACCCACATCACGCTCTTCACCGCGAAGATGGTGACGCCGATGCCCAGCGCGATGAGCAGGAGGATCTTCGGGCCGTTCTCGCCGATGGCGGCGGCGGCCTCGCCGAACAGATAGCCGGCCCCGGCGAAGCTCCAGGCCCAGATGCCGGCGGCGATGAAGTTCCAGAACAGGAACTTGCGCCAGGGCATGCGGGACGTGCCGACGGCGACCGAGGCGATGTTGCGCACCCCGTACAGGAAGCGGAAGGCCAGGATGAAGCCGACGCCGTAGGTTTCCAGCCAGTACAGCACGCGCGTCGCACGGGCCTCCGCCGCCGGGAAGCGGGCCAGAGCCTTGCCGCCCCATTTGCGGCCGATCCAGAAATAGCACTGGTCGCCCATGAAGCTGCCGATCCACACGGCGGCAACCAACCAGTATAGGTTGATGATCCCCAGATGCGCGCCCATCCCGCCGAAAATGACGAAGGTCTCGCCTTCGAAGAAGGCCCATATGAAGGCCAGGGGATAGAAGGCATCGCCCCAATCCTGGAGCCAGGTCATCCAGTCCAAATCACCCTCCCCGCGGGTCGTTCCTTTTCGGCTCGGACCGCCGGCGATGCGCCAGGGAAACGCAGACGCGGCCATTGGTCAGGCTACGGACACATCATTGCACATAAGTGCGTGTCTTGTCGCGCCATCATTCCCGAATCGGGGGGAGGGAACCGTACAAAGTTGGGGTACGAAACGATCTATTGCGGCGGGATTATTTTGTTTCCAGACACGTATTCTGTGAATCGGTCAGTGTTCGTGACTTGGTCAGCCATCCTCGCCCGACAATTCGCCGACCGCCTGCCGGGCAGCGCGCAGCAACAGGGGATTCGGTTCGGACGGGCCGTCCTCTCCTTCCTCCTCCCAAGCCCCCGGCGCGGCGCGGCGCTTCAACTCGCGTGCGGCTTCGATCAGCAAATGGGCCAGCTTGTGGTCCGGCAATGCCTGCGCCAGCGCCCGCAACTCCGCGTTGGTCAGGGCCGCCGGGTTGAAGTCGGCGCGCGGCGCCATCGGGACGGGCGGCGGCGGGACGAGCGCGAGGGTCATCGGTGGCGGCGCCGATGGTGACGGAACGTCCTCCCGCACCACGTCGACGGCCACCGGCGCCGCCACGGTGGAGGCGCGGGACCGGCGCGCCGGTTTGCGCGCCCGCTCCGTCTCGGGCAGGCTGTCGAACAGGAGAGGTTGCGTGCTCATCCGGTCACCCGCGATCCGTTCACCGCTAGTTTGCGAAGTGTTCTCTTTTCATTCTAGGGAACGGATGCTGGAAATCGAGCGGAAATTTTGCAGGCGGAAACGCGAAACGTGGAGTCATGCGATCGCGTCCAGGAACCGCTCGGGGCGCAGGATGCGGGTGCGGCCCACCCGACGCACCGACAGGAGCTGCCGGTCCACCGTCACCAGCCAGTCGGCGTCGGCGGCCAGCGCCACGGCCAGGAACATGTCGTCTTCGGGGTCGCGGCACAGCCGCTCCACCGGGGCGGGCTCGACCCGCCGGGCCTCCGCGGCGAAGGCGGCCAGGAATGCGGCACGCTCCCCGGCCGGGCGGTAGCGGTCGAAGTCCGGGCGCATCAGCACCTCGCGCAGTTCCGCCAGCGTGGCGTCGGAGACGAAGGCGGTTCCTTGCGCCCGCACCGCCTCGACGCTGCGCTGGATGGCCAGGCTGCGGCGGGGCACCTCGGCGCCAAGCAGGGCGTAGCCGACAAGGATGTTGGTGTCCAGAACGACCCGGAAGGGGGCGGCGTGGGGC
It contains:
- a CDS encoding DedA family protein, with the protein product MTWLQDWGDAFYPLAFIWAFFEGETFVIFGGMGAHLGIINLYWLVAAVWIGSFMGDQCYFWIGRKWGGKALARFPAAEARATRVLYWLETYGVGFILAFRFLYGVRNIASVAVGTSRMPWRKFLFWNFIAAGIWAWSFAGAGYLFGEAAAAIGENGPKILLLIALGIGVTIFAVKSVMWVRRRYAASETQA
- a CDS encoding PP2C family protein-serine/threonine phosphatase — protein: MPISLAASRVLIVDDNEFNRKSLALMIRRAGLTQIEVAENGVDGLRKVESFRPDLVLLDVSMPVMDGLEMCRRLRERLTHEELPILFQTALDSDEEQVRCFEAGGSDFISKPIKPGECVARVRHQLEKRKLFTDLANFRGRVERELKHAKAMQLSLLPEPKELEAVAERYELVLDAHFETSSELGGDFWNVYPLDSHRVAFLLVDFAGHGITAAINTFRLHTLIDRFPMQHVPPSEWLAGLNLALKEVLPVGQFATAFFGILDLHTDTLTYASAGAPNPVVGIAGELRLLDSAGLVLGASRRAVYADRSLRLPRGSCLFLYSDALIECSGPDNEPIGQDGVPGLLRGAIAANRARPLGPLLERFYARTSLPLRDDLTAVWIARRA
- a CDS encoding putative toxin-antitoxin system toxin component, PIN family, with the translated sequence MTASSPHAAPFRVVLDTNILVGYALLGAEVPRRSLAIQRSVEAVRAQGTAFVSDATLAELREVLMRPDFDRYRPAGERAAFLAAFAAEARRVEPAPVERLCRDPEDDMFLAVALAADADWLVTVDRQLLSVRRVGRTRILRPERFLDAIA